The following coding sequences are from one Desulfonatronum thioautotrophicum window:
- a CDS encoding glycosyltransferase family 4 protein: MLNAKLNENPSRRIWATLDPFLESGAVWGRKVANEHFLAALLNRDPFAEYHFFLATPREIQATRQLFQQHFPRLSAAKRLDFFLRQDLPSALRSTAYHCFHLSDCINHPPALARLRNSCAERPFPITSVTHSLSYPGYPARFLDHLHPGSTPRDCIVATSTAGKNAVQSYFDHLRKCFNLGTDRFPQPATAVIPLGMDVPPRQDQAILREQGRSELGVGPEIRILLVLGRITPHSKMDLLPLLRAWQRISGRSDARQDVLLVVAGWVEPRDDFPGAFTALARNVGLPCRLVPKPDEAHKQRLYAAADIFVSLADNPQETFGLTLLEAGLAGLPTIAADYSGYRDIIRHEKTGLLIPTWGPPDSSNIDMLSGLIPDYEAQFLLAQQTAVHVPDLACALRRLLDDPQLCATMGTQARRHVQSTFSWSRVIEQYLALWENLWEGPAAHDAQQSITPSNTPRPLELPFSKIFAGFPSITSTSQTWLVRTRAGGHVSAKREFPVIYAGLEHLVTPELIKPILHFTRTPIPLERLVHKVNLLHPASGREPILFCIHWAVKHDLLEIVHEPASNVPESSAYDITARR, encoded by the coding sequence ATGTTAAACGCAAAACTGAATGAGAACCCCTCTCGGCGCATCTGGGCCACCCTGGACCCGTTTCTGGAGTCCGGAGCGGTCTGGGGCCGCAAGGTGGCCAATGAACACTTTCTGGCCGCCCTGCTGAACCGGGACCCCTTTGCCGAGTACCATTTTTTTCTGGCCACGCCCAGGGAGATCCAAGCCACGCGGCAACTCTTTCAGCAGCACTTTCCCCGACTTTCCGCCGCCAAGCGGCTGGACTTTTTTTTGCGCCAGGACCTGCCCTCGGCCCTGCGCTCCACCGCCTACCACTGCTTCCACCTCTCGGACTGCATCAATCACCCGCCGGCCCTGGCCAGGCTGCGCAACTCCTGCGCCGAACGGCCGTTCCCGATCACCAGCGTCACCCATTCCCTGAGCTACCCCGGATACCCGGCCCGATTCCTGGACCACCTCCACCCTGGCTCAACGCCCAGAGACTGCATCGTGGCCACCTCCACAGCTGGGAAAAACGCGGTACAGTCCTACTTCGATCACCTTCGGAAATGCTTCAATCTAGGCACGGACCGCTTTCCCCAGCCCGCAACCGCCGTGATCCCTCTGGGCATGGACGTGCCCCCAAGGCAGGACCAAGCCATCTTGCGTGAACAAGGCCGGTCCGAGTTGGGTGTTGGTCCTGAAATCCGCATCCTGTTGGTCCTGGGCCGGATCACCCCCCACTCAAAAATGGACCTCCTGCCCCTGCTCCGGGCCTGGCAGCGGATCTCCGGACGCTCGGACGCCCGGCAAGACGTGCTCCTGGTGGTGGCCGGCTGGGTCGAGCCCAGGGACGACTTCCCCGGTGCCTTCACGGCCCTGGCCCGCAACGTGGGCCTGCCCTGCCGCCTCGTCCCCAAACCGGACGAGGCCCACAAGCAACGTCTCTACGCCGCGGCGGACATCTTTGTCTCTCTGGCCGACAATCCCCAGGAGACCTTCGGCCTGACCCTCCTCGAGGCCGGACTGGCGGGACTGCCGACCATCGCCGCGGACTACAGCGGCTACCGGGACATCATCCGCCACGAAAAAACCGGCCTGCTGATACCCACCTGGGGCCCGCCGGATTCGTCAAACATCGACATGCTCTCCGGCCTGATTCCGGACTATGAGGCCCAGTTTCTCCTGGCCCAGCAAACGGCGGTCCACGTTCCGGATCTCGCCTGCGCGCTGCGCCGCCTGCTGGACGACCCTCAACTGTGCGCCACCATGGGAACCCAGGCTCGCCGGCACGTCCAGAGCACCTTCTCCTGGTCCCGAGTGATCGAGCAGTACCTGGCGCTCTGGGAAAATCTGTGGGAAGGCCCTGCAGCCCATGACGCCCAACAATCCATCACGCCCAGCAACACCCCGCGCCCTTTGGAACTCCCCTTCTCCAAAATCTTCGCTGGCTTCCCCAGCATTACATCGACGTCTCAGACATGGCTGGTTCGCACCCGGGCCGGAGGCCATGTTTCTGCAAAACGTGAATTCCCGGTGATTTATGCTGGGTTGGAACACCTGGTTACACCGGAACTGATCAAGCCAATACTCCATTTCACCCGCACCCCCATCCCCCTGGAGAGGCTGGTGCACAAAGTGAACCTCCTGCATCCGGCCTCAGGAAGGGAACCAATCCTTTTTTGCATCCATTGGGCCGTGAAGCATGACCTGCTGGAAATTGTCCATGAACCAGCATCAAACGTACCGGAAAGCTCGGCCTATGACATCACGGCTCGTCGATGA
- a CDS encoding AMP-binding protein: MHPTPHGYETYDDFLTNFRLEIPENYNFAYDFLDAQARQEPDRPAMIHVDDAGIRRDYTLGFFHSESGKLANALKQLGLKKGDRVMLILHRRVEFWVAMLALHKLGAVAVPSPALLTAKDIVYRVNFARIKAAITDAGVVPVVQAALPDCPGLRILVRVGQNAGQPQPGWVGYDDVMARASDVFPRPESPAENAGGRDSLLIFFSSGTTGPPKMVEHVHTYPLGHYVTGVHWHDLRPGDIHLTLADTGWGKAVWGKFYGQWMAGAVVFVHDFRGKFDPARLLALLAEHKVTSFCGPPTVYRFLIRQDFSSLDLSSLRHCTTAGELLNDGVFHAWREATGLPIFEGYGQTETTLQVATFPFMTPKPGSIGKPAPGWDVVLLNDDAQPCAPGEEGEICIRLNGADSQAPLGLFTGYLDEPEKTAQACGGGVYHTGDKAWMDEEGYLWFLGRVDDLIKSSGYRIGPFEVESVLITHPALVEAAVTGVTDPDRGQVVKATVVLAPGYTGSEELTRELQNHVKSLTAPYKYPRIIDYVDELPKTISGKIKRAEIRASDLRAAGGTA, translated from the coding sequence ATGCACCCGACACCCCACGGCTACGAAACCTACGATGACTTTCTGACCAATTTCCGGCTGGAGATTCCGGAAAACTACAATTTCGCCTATGATTTTCTGGACGCGCAGGCCCGGCAAGAGCCGGACCGCCCGGCCATGATCCACGTGGACGACGCCGGCATCCGCCGGGACTATACCCTGGGCTTTTTCCATTCCGAGTCCGGCAAACTGGCCAACGCCCTGAAACAGCTCGGCTTGAAGAAGGGCGACCGGGTCATGCTCATCCTGCACCGCCGGGTGGAATTCTGGGTGGCCATGCTCGCCCTGCACAAACTGGGGGCCGTGGCTGTGCCCTCCCCAGCCCTGCTGACCGCCAAGGACATCGTTTATCGGGTCAATTTCGCCCGGATCAAGGCCGCGATCACCGATGCCGGGGTCGTTCCCGTGGTTCAGGCCGCCCTGCCGGACTGCCCGGGGCTGCGCATTCTGGTTCGGGTCGGCCAGAATGCCGGTCAGCCTCAGCCGGGGTGGGTCGGCTACGACGACGTCATGGCCCGGGCTTCCGACGTTTTTCCCCGGCCCGAAAGTCCTGCCGAGAACGCCGGAGGTCGGGACAGTCTGCTGATCTTTTTCTCCTCCGGCACCACCGGGCCACCGAAGATGGTCGAGCACGTGCACACCTATCCTCTGGGCCATTATGTCACCGGGGTCCATTGGCACGATCTGCGCCCCGGGGACATCCACCTGACTCTGGCCGACACCGGATGGGGCAAGGCGGTCTGGGGCAAGTTCTATGGCCAATGGATGGCCGGAGCCGTGGTCTTTGTCCACGATTTCCGGGGCAAGTTCGACCCGGCCCGCCTGCTGGCCCTGCTGGCCGAGCACAAGGTCACCTCATTCTGCGGCCCGCCCACAGTCTATCGCTTCCTGATCCGCCAGGATTTCTCCAGCCTGGACCTCTCCAGCCTGCGTCACTGCACCACAGCCGGGGAACTGCTTAACGATGGGGTCTTTCATGCCTGGAGGGAGGCCACCGGGCTGCCCATTTTCGAGGGTTACGGGCAGACCGAGACCACCCTGCAGGTGGCCACCTTTCCGTTCATGACCCCCAAACCCGGATCCATCGGCAAGCCCGCTCCGGGCTGGGACGTGGTCCTGCTCAACGACGACGCCCAGCCCTGTGCCCCGGGCGAGGAGGGCGAAATTTGCATCCGCCTGAACGGAGCGGATTCCCAGGCCCCCTTGGGGCTGTTCACCGGCTACCTGGACGAGCCGGAAAAGACGGCCCAGGCCTGCGGCGGTGGTGTCTACCATACCGGAGACAAGGCCTGGATGGACGAGGAAGGGTATCTGTGGTTCCTGGGCCGGGTGGACGACCTGATCAAGAGTTCGGGGTACCGCATCGGTCCCTTTGAGGTGGAAAGTGTCCTGATCACCCACCCGGCGTTGGTGGAAGCCGCTGTGACCGGGGTCACGGACCCGGACCGCGGGCAGGTGGTCAAGGCCACCGTGGTCCTGGCTCCGGGCTACACCGGCTCCGAGGAACTGACCAGGGAACTTCAGAACCACGTCAAGTCCCTCACCGCACCCTACAAGTACCCCCGGATCATCGACTATGTGGACGAGCTGCCCAAGACCATCAGCGGCAAGATCAAGCGCGCCGAGATCCGCGCCAGCGATCTGCGCGCAGCCGGGGGAACAGCCTGA
- a CDS encoding helix-turn-helix domain-containing protein has product MPDIPADAPPYAQIAPRLRGLREALDLTVEQMAARIESTPDKVALYESGTVEIPVSHLFQTAKSCGVDLTVLLSGGEAHLHNHALVRKGKGMSVDRRKDYAYKSLAYNFTGRRMEPFLVTVPPKDEQDLTFTEHAGQEFIHMLSGRLELRLGEQVLILEPGDSLFFTSRTPHALRGLDQAEAVFLDVII; this is encoded by the coding sequence ATGCCTGACATCCCAGCCGACGCCCCGCCCTATGCCCAGATCGCCCCGCGTCTGCGTGGTCTGCGCGAAGCCCTGGACCTGACCGTGGAGCAGATGGCCGCCCGGATCGAGTCCACGCCAGACAAGGTGGCCCTGTACGAGTCCGGTACGGTGGAAATCCCGGTCAGCCACCTTTTCCAGACCGCCAAAAGCTGCGGCGTGGACCTGACCGTGCTTCTTTCCGGCGGAGAAGCCCATCTGCACAACCACGCCCTGGTCCGCAAGGGCAAAGGCATGAGCGTGGATCGCCGCAAGGACTATGCCTACAAAAGCCTGGCCTACAACTTCACCGGCCGGCGGATGGAGCCGTTTCTGGTCACCGTGCCGCCGAAGGACGAGCAGGACCTGACCTTCACCGAGCACGCCGGGCAGGAGTTCATCCACATGCTCTCCGGCCGCCTGGAACTGCGTCTGGGGGAACAGGTCCTGATCCTGGAACCCGGAGACAGCCTCTTCTTCACCTCCAGAACCCCCCACGCCCTGCGGGGACTGGACCAAGCCGAGGCCGTCTTCCTGGACGTGATCATTTAA
- the pdxA gene encoding 4-hydroxythreonine-4-phosphate dehydrogenase PdxA: protein MPHRTVLALTLGDPNGLGPELVCRIFQEGLPSSLADACVLIIGPEQALMHHQSALNCPPFWQPLEDLDQLNQLDQLPRRTHRKTPPGIYLYAPNGLESFQIHPGHATVDGGLAAGKALETACLLLQSSRVQALTTGPLNKAMLQLAGFDFAGHTEFLAAKAGLSPEDVCMHFWGPRLRVSLATTHPPLRSVPELLNIELILRKLELTLAVVHAEGRQEPVAVCGLNPHAGEAGHIGDEDRLIIAPAVSQAVARGWNVVGPLAADTIFHRAVQGDFSAVLAMYHDQGLTAFKVLHFHDGVQITLGLPYVRTSPDHGTGYDLVGHGRASTQSLCNALIMAVALTGR, encoded by the coding sequence GTGCCCCACCGCACTGTCCTGGCTCTGACCCTGGGTGACCCCAACGGACTGGGACCGGAACTCGTCTGTCGGATTTTCCAAGAGGGACTGCCCTCGTCCTTGGCCGACGCATGCGTATTGATCATCGGCCCGGAACAGGCCCTGATGCACCACCAATCGGCTTTGAACTGCCCGCCCTTCTGGCAGCCCCTGGAGGACCTAGACCAACTGAACCAGCTGGACCAACTCCCCAGGCGCACTCACCGGAAAACACCGCCCGGTATCTACCTGTACGCCCCAAACGGCCTGGAATCGTTCCAGATCCACCCTGGCCACGCAACTGTTGACGGTGGCCTGGCCGCGGGAAAAGCCCTGGAAACCGCGTGCCTCCTTCTGCAATCCAGCCGTGTTCAGGCCCTGACCACCGGTCCGCTGAACAAGGCCATGCTGCAACTGGCCGGGTTCGATTTTGCCGGTCACACCGAATTTCTGGCTGCCAAGGCCGGATTATCCCCGGAGGATGTCTGCATGCACTTTTGGGGACCGCGCCTGCGGGTCAGCCTGGCCACCACCCATCCGCCGCTCCGATCGGTGCCGGAACTGCTCAACATTGAGTTGATCCTCCGCAAGCTGGAACTGACCCTGGCAGTGGTACATGCCGAGGGTCGCCAAGAGCCGGTAGCGGTCTGCGGACTGAACCCCCATGCCGGGGAGGCCGGCCACATCGGGGACGAGGACCGGCTGATTATCGCCCCGGCGGTCTCCCAGGCAGTGGCCAGAGGCTGGAACGTGGTCGGCCCGCTGGCCGCTGACACGATCTTCCACCGGGCTGTCCAAGGTGATTTTTCCGCGGTCTTGGCCATGTACCACGATCAAGGGTTGACGGCCTTCAAGGTGTTGCACTTTCATGATGGCGTCCAGATCACCCTTGGCTTGCCCTATGTCCGAACCAGCCCGGACCACGGCACCGGATACGACCTGGTCGGCCATGGTCGGGCTTCAACCCAAAGCCTGTGCAACGCTCTGATCATGGCCGTTGCCCTGACAGGCCGTTGA
- the glgA gene encoding glycogen synthase GlgA → MDSHPQVLFVTSEMYPFSKTGGLADVMGALPLALSRLGVSVGVITPFYGRLASSEFPLRLIYEDCPVGYPWPETTADIFLSDYHGLPVYFISRGEYFDRRFLYCTHKGDYFDNCERFIFFCRATMEWARRLSNPPEIIHAHDWHAALVPAYLHFLRKVDTFWENTKSVVTIHNLAFQGRFAYRLFQESGLPPAAWNSSGAEFFGDFNLLKSGIAYADLVTTVSPTYAQEILTPDFGCGLQGMLNHRAEDLRGILNGADYAVWDPRQDRYLPSTYSPELLKGKRRCKESLYHELCLDHEVLSRPLLGFVGRLRDQKGIDMLLDILPEIIKKDVCVVVLGEGNLLYEAQIQDMMETYPGRLVARIGYTEDLAHRIQAAVDLFLMPSRYEPCGLTQMYSLRYGSLPVASAVGGLLDTITAYPDPEATGFIFSPPEPKTFLESIELALEVWNQADQWNAMQVRAMRKDFSWTSAASQYIQAYQDIGAYLAPA, encoded by the coding sequence ATGGACAGCCATCCTCAGGTTCTGTTCGTGACCTCGGAAATGTATCCGTTCTCCAAGACCGGAGGTCTCGCGGACGTCATGGGGGCACTCCCCCTGGCTCTGTCCCGTCTCGGAGTGTCCGTGGGGGTGATCACTCCATTTTATGGACGGCTGGCCAGTAGTGAGTTCCCTCTGCGCCTGATCTACGAAGACTGCCCGGTTGGCTACCCCTGGCCGGAAACCACGGCGGACATCTTCTTATCCGACTACCACGGATTGCCCGTCTATTTCATTTCCCGGGGCGAATACTTTGACCGCCGCTTTTTGTATTGCACCCACAAAGGCGACTATTTCGACAACTGCGAGCGGTTCATCTTTTTCTGTCGGGCAACCATGGAATGGGCCAGACGTCTGTCAAACCCTCCGGAGATCATCCACGCCCATGACTGGCACGCGGCCCTGGTCCCCGCATACCTGCACTTTCTGCGCAAGGTGGACACCTTCTGGGAAAACACCAAGTCCGTGGTCACCATTCACAACCTGGCTTTTCAGGGGCGTTTTGCCTACCGCCTGTTCCAGGAGTCCGGCCTGCCTCCAGCAGCCTGGAACAGTTCCGGAGCGGAGTTTTTCGGGGACTTCAATCTACTCAAATCCGGAATTGCCTACGCGGACCTGGTCACGACGGTCAGTCCGACCTATGCCCAGGAAATTCTCACTCCGGACTTTGGATGCGGTCTGCAGGGCATGCTCAACCACCGCGCAGAGGACCTGCGCGGCATTCTCAATGGTGCGGATTACGCTGTTTGGGACCCTCGTCAGGACCGTTATCTGCCCAGCACCTATTCACCGGAACTGCTCAAGGGAAAGCGGCGCTGCAAGGAAAGCCTGTATCATGAACTCTGCCTGGATCATGAGGTGCTTTCCCGCCCGCTCCTTGGTTTTGTCGGTCGGCTTCGGGACCAAAAGGGCATCGACATGCTCCTTGATATTCTTCCAGAAATCATCAAAAAGGATGTTTGCGTGGTTGTCCTGGGCGAAGGGAACCTGCTCTACGAGGCCCAAATTCAAGACATGATGGAGACGTATCCAGGACGGCTCGTGGCCCGTATCGGCTACACCGAGGACTTGGCCCATCGCATCCAGGCCGCCGTTGATCTTTTCTTGATGCCCTCGCGCTATGAACCGTGCGGTCTGACCCAAATGTACAGCCTGCGCTACGGAAGCCTGCCTGTGGCCTCGGCTGTGGGCGGCCTTTTGGATACCATCACCGCCTACCCGGACCCTGAAGCCACGGGATTTATCTTTTCCCCACCAGAACCCAAAACCTTCCTGGAAAGTATTGAGCTGGCCCTGGAAGTGTGGAACCAGGCCGACCAGTGGAATGCCATGCAGGTCCGGGCCATGCGCAAGGATTTTTCCTGGACCAGCGCCGCCAGCCAATACATTCAGGCCTATCAGGACATCGGAGCGTATCTGGCCCCGGCCTGA
- a CDS encoding NUDIX domain-containing protein encodes MPELQKPCPHCSGPLTVYTNPVPTVDILITIPGQGIVLIERRNPPPGWAIPGGFIDYGESAEQAAIREALEETGLDVELTGLFGVYSDPQRDPRQHTISTIFTALARNPEQLRAGDDAGAVRVFPLTALPEQLAFDHGRILGEYRQRYLALNAPARAR; translated from the coding sequence ATGCCAGAACTCCAGAAACCTTGCCCCCATTGCTCCGGTCCGCTGACCGTGTATACCAATCCGGTGCCCACGGTGGACATCCTGATTACCATTCCCGGCCAGGGAATCGTCCTCATTGAACGCCGTAATCCTCCTCCAGGCTGGGCCATTCCAGGGGGGTTCATCGACTACGGTGAATCCGCCGAGCAAGCGGCAATCCGTGAAGCCCTGGAAGAGACCGGCCTGGACGTCGAGCTGACCGGGCTGTTTGGTGTCTACTCCGATCCACAGCGCGATCCCCGCCAGCACACCATCAGCACGATCTTTACAGCCCTGGCCAGGAATCCCGAGCAACTCCGCGCCGGGGACGATGCAGGGGCCGTGCGTGTTTTCCCACTCACGGCTTTGCCGGAACAACTGGCTTTTGACCATGGCCGCATCCTTGGGGAATACCGGCAACGCTATCTGGCCCTGAATGCACCGGCCAGGGCTAGATAG
- the pcnB gene encoding polynucleotide adenylyltransferase PcnB: protein MPPQIIPRDEHPISRKNIHPDALKVMYRLMRKGFTAYLVGGGVRDLILGRTPKDFDVGTNATPNQIKKAFRNCFIIGRRFRLAHIRFGDQIIETSTFRRCPEPDINSDGDLYVFRDNCYGTPEDDALRRDFTINALFYEVESFSVIDHVGGLSDIHNRTIRCIGDPNIRFREDPVRMIRAVRFASRLGFQIEPATFNAILRHHQDILKAAPARVFEELIKLFAYGSGEKAMRLLHKTGLLGSLLPEVADFLGHDHDQNQASPLWSWLRHLDDRIRATDSLNPILIFATLFFAPMHRYLAGQTSADVTEKSPSLYLRLTELLTPICIRISMPKLMTMRMIQVMANQSRFVPDKRKRFSKRGFVAQETFPETLALYEIGLRVAGEDLQSIEPWSALRRDVETQRPHSQTNERVANKRSAKKGNRQVKAGSKIPTGNADTTSMNGTPDAVAQAEEVRRPRPPRKRSRRRKPPALSQA, encoded by the coding sequence ATGCCCCCACAGATTATCCCTCGAGACGAACACCCCATCTCCCGCAAGAATATCCACCCCGACGCATTGAAGGTCATGTACCGGTTGATGCGCAAGGGCTTCACCGCCTACCTCGTGGGCGGCGGCGTCCGCGACCTGATCCTCGGGCGTACCCCCAAGGATTTTGACGTGGGCACCAATGCCACACCCAACCAGATCAAAAAAGCCTTCCGGAATTGTTTCATCATCGGCCGCCGGTTCCGGTTGGCCCATATCCGCTTCGGTGACCAGATCATTGAAACCTCCACCTTTCGCCGCTGTCCCGAACCGGACATCAACAGCGATGGCGATCTCTACGTCTTCCGCGACAACTGCTACGGCACTCCGGAAGATGACGCCCTGCGCCGGGACTTCACCATCAATGCCCTGTTCTATGAGGTGGAAAGTTTTTCCGTTATCGATCACGTCGGTGGCTTGAGCGATATCCACAACCGCACGATCCGCTGCATCGGTGACCCGAACATTCGCTTTCGAGAAGATCCGGTACGCATGATCCGGGCCGTGCGCTTTGCTTCCCGCCTGGGCTTCCAAATCGAGCCGGCAACCTTCAATGCCATCCTCCGGCATCACCAGGATATCCTCAAAGCCGCGCCGGCCCGGGTCTTCGAGGAACTCATCAAGCTCTTTGCCTACGGGTCCGGAGAAAAGGCCATGCGCCTGCTCCACAAAACGGGCCTGCTTGGCAGCCTGCTGCCGGAAGTTGCGGATTTCCTGGGTCATGATCACGATCAAAACCAGGCATCTCCTCTGTGGTCCTGGCTGCGGCATCTCGACGACCGGATCAGGGCAACGGATAGCCTGAATCCGATCCTGATTTTCGCGACCCTGTTTTTCGCTCCGATGCACCGCTACCTTGCCGGGCAAACCTCGGCTGACGTCACAGAGAAGAGCCCATCGCTTTATCTCCGCCTGACCGAGTTGCTCACACCGATCTGCATTCGGATCAGCATGCCCAAATTAATGACCATGCGGATGATCCAGGTCATGGCCAACCAGTCCCGGTTTGTCCCGGACAAGCGCAAACGGTTTTCCAAACGTGGTTTCGTGGCCCAGGAAACGTTCCCGGAGACGCTGGCCTTGTATGAAATCGGGCTGCGCGTGGCTGGCGAAGATCTCCAGAGCATCGAACCCTGGAGTGCTCTGCGCCGCGACGTGGAAACTCAACGCCCGCACTCCCAGACCAATGAGCGGGTCGCCAACAAAAGATCTGCCAAAAAGGGCAACCGGCAGGTGAAAGCCGGCAGCAAAATCCCGACTGGAAATGCGGATACGACGTCAATGAACGGAACACCCGATGCAGTGGCGCAAGCAGAGGAAGTCAGACGCCCCCGGCCGCCGCGCAAACGATCCCGCCGCCGCAAGCCGCCCGCTCTTTCCCAGGCCTGA
- a CDS encoding dual CXXC motif small (seleno)protein, with the protein MMERDFRTDLRCKKCRDRLQTQRKURSVALRCRSCGAAYELREYGTSLDALLEEYLANIPCNRI; encoded by the coding sequence ATGATGGAAAGGGACTTCAGAACCGATCTCCGCTGCAAAAAATGCCGGGACCGGCTGCAAACCCAACGCAAGTGACGCTCTGTTGCCCTGCGCTGCAGGTCCTGCGGTGCCGCCTATGAACTGCGCGAGTATGGGACGTCCCTGGACGCCCTGCTGGAAGAGTATCTGGCCAATATCCCCTGTAACCGTATCTAA
- a CDS encoding exodeoxyribonuclease III, with amino-acid sequence MKLYSWNVNGFRAVLNKGFWEWFQQADADVVGLQEIKVTPEQLADQDRQAPGYLDYWNPSQAKKGYSGVACFSKEQPQEVALELPDSRFSGEGRVIRLEYPDFHFFNIYFPNGQMSRERLEYKLGFYDAFLKHAQELRRTKPIVVCGDFNTAHKEIDLKNPKANSETSGFLPVERAWIDRFIATGYMDTFRMFSDQPEQYTWWTYRFGARNRNAGWRIDYFFVSEELAPCVRRAWIEPHVTGSDHCPVGLELANRSDASH; translated from the coding sequence ATGAAGCTGTATTCATGGAATGTGAATGGCTTTCGAGCCGTTCTGAACAAGGGGTTCTGGGAATGGTTCCAGCAAGCCGATGCCGACGTGGTGGGACTGCAGGAAATCAAGGTCACCCCGGAACAGCTCGCGGACCAGGATCGGCAAGCCCCCGGCTACCTGGATTACTGGAACCCCAGTCAAGCCAAGAAGGGGTACTCCGGTGTAGCCTGTTTCAGCAAAGAGCAGCCTCAGGAGGTGGCCCTGGAACTTCCCGACAGTCGCTTTAGCGGTGAAGGTCGGGTGATCCGACTGGAATATCCGGACTTCCACTTCTTCAACATTTACTTTCCCAACGGCCAGATGAGCCGGGAACGACTGGAGTACAAGCTGGGCTTTTACGACGCCTTCCTGAAGCACGCCCAGGAGTTGCGCCGCACCAAGCCCATCGTGGTCTGCGGGGACTTCAACACCGCGCACAAGGAAATCGACCTGAAAAACCCCAAGGCCAACTCCGAGACTTCCGGCTTCCTGCCCGTCGAACGCGCCTGGATCGACAGATTCATCGCCACCGGGTATATGGACACCTTCCGGATGTTCAGCGACCAGCCGGAGCAATACACGTGGTGGACCTACCGCTTCGGTGCCAGGAACCGCAACGCAGGGTGGCGCATCGACTATTTTTTCGTCTCCGAAGAACTCGCGCCTTGTGTCCGCCGGGCCTGGATCGAACCCCATGTAACGGGCTCGGACCACTGCCCCGTGGGCCTGGAACTGGCGAACCGTTCAGACGCAAGCCATTGA
- a CDS encoding metallophosphoesterase family protein, protein MSTFPFWIGFGDIHEQTGNVRQIPELAEAEAVLVSGDLTNRGRKNAAERILQDIQRINPRIFAQIGNMDYPEVEDFLNLQGMNIHARGLDLGNGVGLMGVGYSTPTPFGTPGEVSDDQLAVWLAQAHEPVKDLPHLLLVAHNPPFGTATDKVGGRTPVGSQAVRAFIEKIQPEVCLTGHIHEARAEDHIGKTQVINPGPLAGGGYALIRLTESGLRGELRMIVQNTA, encoded by the coding sequence GTGAGCACATTCCCGTTTTGGATCGGATTCGGCGACATTCATGAGCAGACCGGCAATGTCCGCCAAATCCCGGAACTGGCCGAGGCCGAGGCGGTCCTCGTCAGCGGCGACCTGACCAATCGCGGCCGCAAGAACGCCGCCGAGCGGATTCTCCAGGATATTCAGCGCATCAATCCCCGGATCTTCGCCCAGATCGGCAACATGGACTATCCGGAGGTGGAGGACTTCCTGAATCTCCAGGGCATGAACATCCATGCCCGAGGTCTGGACCTGGGGAATGGTGTCGGCTTGATGGGCGTGGGTTACTCCACTCCAACACCCTTCGGCACGCCAGGGGAGGTTTCCGACGACCAACTGGCCGTCTGGCTGGCCCAGGCCCACGAGCCGGTCAAGGATCTGCCGCACCTGCTCCTGGTGGCCCACAACCCGCCCTTTGGCACGGCCACGGACAAGGTCGGCGGCAGAACGCCCGTGGGCAGCCAGGCTGTCCGCGCCTTTATCGAGAAGATCCAGCCGGAAGTCTGTCTGACCGGACACATCCACGAAGCCCGGGCCGAGGACCACATCGGCAAGACCCAGGTGATCAATCCCGGACCGTTGGCCGGAGGCGGGTATGCCCTCATCCGGCTCACGGAATCCGGCCTGCGCGGTGAGCTGCGCATGATCGTCCAAAATACCGCGTAG